From the genome of Modestobacter marinus:
CGAGCTGGGCGTCCCCGCCTCGGCCATCACCGTCAGCCCGAGCAGCTGCACCGGTGCCTCGGCGACCACGGCCGTGACCGTCACCATCCGGCACCGGCAGGTGTTCGTCTCCGGCTTCCTCGGGGACACCGGGATCGACCTGACCGGACGGGCGGCCATGCGATGCGGCGGCTGACCCGGCGGCGCGGTGCCGCCCGGCTGGCCGACGAGCGCGGGGCCGTCGCCGTCCTGGTGGCGCTGCTCATCGTGCCGGTGCTGGGCCTCGGCGCCATCGCGGTGGACGTCGCCGCGCTCTACTCCGACCGCGCCCAGCTGCGCAACGCCGCCGACGCCGCCGCGATCGCGGTCGCCCTGGACTGCGCCCGTGGGAACTGCGGCAACACCGTCGCCACGGCGACGGCGGCGCTGACCGCGAACGCCGGCTCCGCCGACGCCGCCGACGCCACGCTCGGCACCCCGACGGTGAGCGCACCGTCGATCACCAGCTCCGGCGGCTCGGTCACCGTGACCGTGCGCGCCGACCAGGCCCACTGGTTCGCCCCCGTGCTGGGCCAGGAGTCCACCCGGGTGACCGCCTCGGCCACCGCCGGCTGGGCGACGACCACCCGGGGCCGGGCCAACTTCCCGCTGGCCATCTCCTGGTGCGAGTACCAGGCGCAGATCGACCTGTACCCGCTGACGAACAAGACCGCGCACCGGGTCAACGGCCGGACCCTCGACTCGTCGTGCACCGGCCCGAACGGCGGCACGGTCCGGGGCGGCTACGCGCTGACCACCCCGGACAGCTCGAGCGTCTGCCGGACGACGTCCACCCTCGGCGCCACCATCGCGGCCTACCCGCAGATGTACAGCAGCGGGATGCCCTCCCAGTGCACCAACGCCTACCTGGCCAGCCTGATCGGCAGCGACATCCTCTTCCCGGTCTGGGACTCGATCAGCGCCAGCGGTGCCATCCACGTGCACAGCTACGCGGCGTTCCACATCACCGGATACGACGTCTACAACTACGCCGACCCGGCCCTGTACGGCTGGTTCACCTACGCGGCGCAGCAGTCCGACGCCACCACCGACCCCACCACGACAGCGCCCGACCTGGGCGCCCGCTCCGTCTACCTGCAGGGATGACCACCATGCGTCGCGTGCTCGCCGCCCTCACGGCCCTCGCCCTGGCCGCCTTCGGCGCCTTCGTCCTCGTCAGCTACGTCCGCAACGCCGACGCCCGCGCCGCGGCCGGTGCCCAGCTGGTGCCGGTGCTCGTCGTGGACGCCGACGTGCCGGCCGGCACCCCGGTGGCCGACCTCACCGACCAGGTCTCCACCGCCCAGGTGCCGGCGCGGCTGAAGGCCACCGGGTCGCTGGACGACCTGGCCGCGGTCGCGGGCCTGACCACCACGGTCGACCTGCTCGCCGGGGAGCAGGTCATGGCCGCCCGGTTCGCCGACCCGGCGGTGATCGCCGCCGCCCAGGGGATCGTCGACCTCGACGAGGGCACCCAGGAGGTCAGCCTCACGCTGGAGCTCCAGCGGGCCGTGGGCGCCGTCCTGGCGCCCGGGGACCGGGTGGGCGTCTTCGTCAGCCGGCCCGGCGTCGACCCGGCGACCAGCACCCCGACCGCCGTGACCGACCTGGCCGTGGGCGACGTGCTGGTGACCCGGGTCGGCGGTGGGCCGACGGGGCCCGACGCCGGCGCCGTCACCGGCGCGCTGCAGACGGTCACCGTCACCCTCGGCCTCACCGAGGCCGATGCGCGGGCGGTCATCGCCGGCATGGAGCAGGAGAGCGTGTGGCTGTCGCTCCAGTCCGCGGCCGGTTCTGCCGAAGGAGTGGTCACGAGCACCACCACCACGAACACCATCACGGACGCGGGAGCAGACGAGTGAGCAGGGTCCTGACCATCGGCGTCGACGACGACCTGGCTGCGGCGTTCCGCGCCAACGGCGGCGCCGTCCTCGCCCTCGGCCCCGCGGCGGCCACCGACGGCACGGCGCTCGGCCTCCTCGGCGACGCCGACGCCCCCGCCCTGCTGGCGCTCGGCGCGGAGGTCCCGCTGCCGGCCGCCCTGGCGCTGGCCGGGCAGGCCGAGGTCGTCTCCTCCGGCACGAGCGTGGTGCTGGTCGCCTTCGCCGACCCCGACCTGTGGAAGGAGGCGATGCGGGCAGGGGTGCGGGACGTGCTCTCCCCGCACGCCGACGCCACCGAGATCCAGGCCGTGCTGGCCCGGGCCACCGGCCTGGCCGAGGCCCGCCGGTCCGCGCCGGCCCCGGTCGGCACCCCGCCGGCGCCGAGCCGCCGGGTGGTCGTCGTCGCCTCGCCGAAGGGCGGGGTCGGCAAGACGACCGTGGCCACCAACCTCGCCGTCGGGCTGGCCGCGGCCGAGCCCGGCTCCACCGTCCTCGTCGACCTCGACGTGCAGTTCGGCGACGTCGCCGGTGCGCTGGCGCTGGTGCCGCAGTACACGCTGCCGGACGCCGTGCTGGGGGCGGCGAGCAACGACCCGCTCGTGCTCAAGACCTACCTCGGCCGGCACCGCTCCGGTTCCTACGTGGTGGCCGGCAGCGACTCGCCGGTCGCCGGGGACGGGGTCAGCCCCGCCGACGTCGGCCGGCTGCTGGACATGCTCGGCCGGGAGTTCCGGTACGTCGTCGTCGACACCGCGCCCGGCCTGACCGACCACACGCTGACCGCCCTCGAGCGGGCCACCGACCTGGTGCTGATCGGCAGCATGGACGTGCCCGGCGTGCGCGGCCTGCGAAAGGAGCTCGACGTGCTCGGCCAGCTCGGGCTGGTGCCCGCCCGCCGGCACCTCGTGCTCAACGGCACCGACTCCTCCGGTGGCCTGGAGATGGAGGACGTCGAGCGGACCGTCGGCGGGCCGCTGGACCTGGTGCTGCCGCGGCACAAGGCCGTCCCGCTGTCGACGAACACCGGCGTCCCGCTGCTCGAGGCGGGCGGCAAGGACCCGGTCACCCGGGGCCTGCGGACCCTCGTCGACCGCATCGCACCGCCGGCCGCCCCGGTGCGCGGCCGGCGGGCACGCCGCCGGGCCGGTGCCCGGTGAGCCTCACCGAGCGGATGGCGCTGGTCCGCGGCGAGCAGCCCGGCCCGGCCACCGACGGCGACGTCCGGGTGCTGCCCGCACAGGACCGGCCGGCGCCCCCGCCGGCCGGCCTGGCCGCGCGGGTGTCCCGGGCGGCCGCCGCCGGCCCGGCCGCGGCCGGGCCGGCGCGCCCCGGGGGCGTCGACACCCTCACCCAGCTCAAGGACCGGGCCAGCCGCGCCCTGTTCGAGCGGCTGGGCAGCAAGCTCGCCGACGCCGACATCGCCGACGAGCAGCTGCACGCCATGGTGCGGGCGGACCTCCGCCGGGTCATCGCCTTCGAGCAGACCCCCTTGTCGGACGAGGACCGGCAGCGGCTGATCCGCGAGCTGACCGACGAGGTGCTCGGGTACGGGCCGCTGCAGCCGCTGCTCGACGACCCGTCGGTCACCGAGGTCATGGTCAACGGCCCCGAGACGGTCTACGTCGAGCAGGGCGGGCGGATCCTGCGCACGACGGCCCGGTTCGCCTCCGAGGAGCACCTGCGCCGGGTCATCGAGCGGATCGTGTCGCGCGTCGGCCGACGGATCGACGAGTCCTCACCGCTGGTGGACGCCCGGCTGCCCGACGGCTCCCGCGTCAACGCGATCATCCCGCCGCTGGCCTTCAGCGGCTCCTCGCTGACCATCCGCAAGTTCGCCCGTCAGCCGCTGCAGATCGCCGACCTCATCGGGTACGGCACGCTGACCGCCGAGCTGGCCGAGCTGCTGCGCGGCTGCGTCCAGGCCCGGCTCAACGTCATCGTCTCCGGCGGCACGGGCACCGGGAAGACGACGCTGCTCAACGTGCTCTCCTCCTTCATCCCGGAGACCGAGCGGATCATCACCATCGAGGACGCCGTGGAGCTGCAGCTGCAGCAGGAGCACGTGGTCCGCCTGGAGTCCCGCCCGGTGAACATCGAGGGCAAGGGCGCGATCAGCATCCGCGACCTGGTGCGCAACTCGCTGCGGATGCGGCCGGACCGGATCGTCGTCGGTGAGGTCCGCGGCGGGGAGAGCCTGGACATGCTGCAGGCGATGAACACCGGCCACGACGGCTCGCTGTCCACGGTGCACGCCAACTCCCCGCGCGACGCCGTCGCCCGGCTGGAGACGCTGGTGCTGATGGCCGGCATGGACCTGCCGCTGCGCGCCGTGCGCGAGCAGGTGGCCTCCGCCGTCGACCTCATCGTCCAGGTGTCCCGGCTGCGCGACGGCTCCCGCCGGGTCACCCGGGTCACCGAGGTGCTGGGCATGGAGGGGGACACGGTCACCCTGCAGGACGTCTTCGTCTTCGACCAGGCCGCCGGCCTCGGCGCCGACGGCCGGGTTAGCGGTCAGGCCGTGCCGACGGGCGTGCGCCCGCACTTCCTGGACCGGCTGGCCGACCAGGGCATCTCCCTCCCGCCCGGCGTGCTCGGGCCGGACCGGTCCGGCCGGACGGGCGGGCGGCACTGATGGACGCACTCACCTGGGCCGGCGTGGCCGCCGGGGTGCTCGCGGTCGGCGTGGTGCTCGGCCTGCTGCTCGTGCCCAGCCGACCGCGGGTGGAGAGCACCCGGCTGGACCCCACCGCACCTCCGGTGCCGCGGGGCGGGGCAGCGGTCGTCGCGGGCGGTGTCCGGGTCGGTGACCGGTTGCTGGTCCGGCTGGGACGGCGGGACGCCCTCGCGGCCGCCCTGGAGCGGGCCGGTGTGCAGCGCCCCCCGGGGCAGGTGCTCCTGCTCCTGCTGGGCGGGGTCGTGGCCGGGGACGTGCTGGGTGGCCTGGTGTGGGGCCTCGTCGGCGGGCTCCTGCTGACGCCGCTGGTGCCTCTCGGGGTGGTCGCGGTGCTGCGGGTGCGTGCCCGGCGCCGCCAGGTGCGCTTCGCCGACCAGCTCGACGACACGCTGCGGCTGATGAGCAGCAGCCTGCGCGCCGGGCACAGCGTCCTCCGCTCCCTGGAGGTCCTGTCCCACGAGACCGCGCACCCCACGGCGGAGGAGTTCGCCCGCGTGCTCAACGAGGTGCGGGTGGGTCGTGACCTGGTCTCGGCGCTGGCCGAGGTGGCCGAGCGCACCGGCAGTGCCGACTTCGGCTGGGTCGCCCAGGCGGTGGCCATCCACCGCGAGGTGGGCGGCAACCTGGCCGAGGTGCTCGACCGGGTCGGCACGACGATCCGCGACCGCACCCAGCTGCGCCGCCAGGCCCGCGCGCTCTCCGCGGAGGGCCGGGCCTCGGCCACCGTCCTGCTGGCGCTGCCGGTCGTCCTCGGCGGCGGCATGGCCCTGGTCTCACCGGCCTACATGGGCCGGCTGACCGCGAGCCCCACCGGCCTGCTGCTGCTGGGCGTGGCCGGGTCGCTGCTGGTCGTCGGCGCCGTGTGGGTGCGCCGGGTCGTCACGGTGCGGTTCTGATGCCGCTCCTCGTGTGGGCCGCCGTTGCCGCCCTCGTCCTCCCGCTCGCCGTCGGCACCCAGCTGGCCCTCACCCGGACCGGGCGCGCGGCCGCCGTCGTCCGGCAGAACCTGACCCAGGGCCTCGTGGCACCCGACCCGGCAGCGGGCACGCTGGAGGCCCGCCGGACCGGGGCGGGCTCGGCGCTGCGCACCCTGACCGCGGAGTCCTCGGCCCGCCGGGTCCGGCAGCTGCTCGACGTGGCCGGCCGGCCGGCCGGCTACACCATGACCCGGGTGCTCTGGGCGAAGCTGTGGCTCCCTGCCGCCGTGGTGCTGGCCGGCGGGCCCTGGCTGGCCGAGGCGCCGAGCACCCTCGGGGTGCTCGCGCTGCTGGCCGCCGTGGTCGTCGTCCACCACCTGCCCGAGGTGGCCCTGTGGGGCCGCGGTCAGGAACGGCAGCAGGTGATCGGGCGCGAGCTGCCCGACGTCCTGGACCAGATGATGATCGCCGTGGAGGCCGGGCTCGGCTTCGACGCGGCCTTCGCCCGTGCGGCGGCCACCGGCCGCGGCGTGCTCGCCGAGGAGCTGGTGCGCACCCAGCACGACCTCACCGCCGGGCGGCCGCGGCGCGCGGCGTACGACGCGCTGGCCGCGCGCACCCGGGTGCCGGACCTCAGGCGCTTCGTCGGAGCCGTCAACCAGGCGGAGACCTACGGCGTCCCGGTGGCCGACGTGCTCCGCGTCCAGGCCGACGAGATGCGCGTCAAGCGCCGGCTGCGGGCCGAGGAGCAGGCGATGAAGGTGCCGGTGAAGGTCACCTTCCCGCTGCTGGTCTGCATCCTGCCCGCGCTGCTCATCGTCCTGCTGGGCCCCGCGGCCCTCGGCCTCCTCGACTCCCTCGGCTGAGCGGCGCGGACGCCGGGGGGATCAGGGCGCGTCGATCGGCAGGCCCACGTAGAGCATGCCGATCAGCGCACCGGCGGAGGAACGCACGCCGGCGTACGCGGTGAAGTAGGGCCTGCCCGCGACGGTGGCCGGGCCGGTGTAGACCCGGCCGTCGAGCACCGCGGCCAGCACCGGGTTCGGACTGCCGTCGGCGCCGGTGGGGGAGAGGGCGGTGCCGATGTTCCGCCGGCCCTGCGGGTTCACCACCGTGGTCGCCACCCGGACCATGGCGCCGGCGTCGTCCAGCCGCTGGAACAGCGTGCAGGTGCCACCGACCTGGGCCACCACGTCGTCGACCAGCGGTGACGGGTGCCGCGGGTCGTCGTCCCACGCCAGCACCTGGCCGCCGAGCAGCAGCTCGGGCAGCCCGACGGTGCGGGTCGCCGAGGTCGCCTGGTCGGTCACCGTCACCGAACGGCGCCCGCTGCCCAGGTCGATCCCGCCGGCCTCGTCGAGCAGGTCCTCGGCCAGGGTCAGCGCGCGGCGCACGTAGACCAGCCGCTGGCTGTCGGCCAGCTCGGCGACCGCCTGGGTGATCCGGACCGACCCGCTGGCCGCCCGGTCGACGTTGTCCACCACCCGGTCGGTGGCGGCGCGCTGCTGCGCGACAGCGGCGGCGATCGCGTCCTGCGCGTCGGCGATGGAGCTCAGCGTGCCGGTGATCCGGCCGATCGCGGTGACCGCCTGCCGGGTCTCGGACTGCACCGCCTCGATCTGCGCGCCGATGTCCTCGGCGGCCTGGGCGGTGCGGCTGGCCAGTTCCTTGACCTCGTCGGCCACCACGGCGAACCCCCGGCCCACGTCGCCGGCGCGTGCCGCCTCGACGTAGGCGTTCAAAGCCAGGAACCGGCTCTGCTGGCTGATCGCCGAGATCAACCGCACCATCTGGGTGATCGACTCGCTGGCCTCCTGCAGCGCGGCGATCCGCTCGTCGACCGCGCGGGCGTCCCGCACGGCCTCCTCCGCGACCGCCGAGGCCTGCGTCGCGCTCGAGGAGATGTCCGCGATCGCCGACCGCAGCTCGGTCAGCGACCCGGCGGCCTGCTGGGAGGTGTCGGACACCTCGCGGCTGGCCGAGGACAGGACGCCGGCCTGCTGGGCGGCGGCGGCCATGCTGTCGTCCTGCTCGGGCGCGCGCCGGGTGCGGGCGGGCACCGCCGGACGCAGGGCGACGACTGCCGGCCCGCCGGCCGGGGGCGCGACGTCGCCGGGCACCGGTGCCGAGCCCCGCGGGGACGGGAAGCGCACGAGCCGACTCCTCTCGGACGCGAGCCGGTGCCCGCCTCGCCGACGCGTCCGTGGACTGCGGGGCGCGAGCGCGGCGGGGCCGGACGTGGTCGCCGGCGGGCTCGCGCGGCCAGCCTAGGGGGCGGCGCGGTCAGGAACGTGCTGGTGAGAGCGGCGCGTCGGGACCGCACCGGACGGGAACGATTGCACGGCCGGGGCGGCCGCCGCACCCGCGCCGGGTCGGTGCAGCCGGGTCAGTGCAGTCGCGTCGTCAGCCGCACGGTCAGCCCGTCGCGCCCGTCGACGACGTCCACGTGGTCGCACAGCTGCCGGGCGAGCCAGAGCCCCATGCCGCCGTGGGAGAGGTCCTCGCCGTGGGCGGGGCCGTAGCCGGCGAACGGGTCGTCCATGCCGACCCCGCCGTCGCTGATCGTGCAGACCACCCGGTCTGCCGACGCCCACAACCGCAGTCGGACCGGCGGCCCGCCGTGACGCACCGCGTTCGCGGCCATCTCGTCGATGGCCAGGTGCAGGTCCTCCATCGCGTCCCGGGGGCCGTCGAGCTGGGCGAGCTGCGCCCCGACCGCGTGCCGCAGCCCGGCGAAGTCCCGTGCGTCGTCGACCCGCAGCAGCGCCTCGGTCGCCTCGAGCGGTTCCTCCGGGACGGGCAGGGCGCGCAGGTAGTCGGCCGGCTCGGTGAAGCCCGGGTTGGGCCGGCGGCCCTCGGCGGTGACCAGGTGGGTGTGCGTGCGCAGCCCGCAGTCGATCAGCTCCTCGGGGAGCCGGCCGACGTCGTAGGCGCACAGCCCCCAGGTCGGGGAGGAGCGCATCGCCTCGTTGAGCACCGCCTCGTAACGCTGCCACTCCAGCCACTCGCGCGGCGTCGGGCCGAAGTCGGTCTCGCCGACCACCCGCAGTCGCCCGGGGCCGCCGCCGGTCTCCCGCTCGACGAGCCGGCGGTAGGCGGTGATCGCCGCCGGGGTGCGGGCCGCGTACACCTCGTGCCGGGGCAGCACGTGGACCCGGTCGTCGTCGCCCAGGGCGTCCCGCAGGACCGCGGCCGAGGAGTCACGGGTCGTGATGACGGCCGCGTCGCCGGCCTCCAGGCCGGCCCGCAGGAAGGGGACGGCGACGGCGGCGAGTTCTTCGGGGGAGCTGTGCAGGACCACGTCGTGCCGGAACGGGGCCGGACCCCGCGGGGCAGGTGGTGCGTGCACGTGGTGGGTCCTTCCGTTCGTCAGGGGCGGCCGGAGCCGGGGGCGCTGGGGCCCACGGTAGGCCGATGTGGGTCCGCGGACCGCCTCGGCGTCCCCGGGGCCCGCGCTCAGGGGGTGGCGGGGTCGTCCGGGACGACGTCGGGCACCCGGTTCGGGCCGGCCTCCACCGGCCGTGGGCGGTCCTGCCGGTGCAGTCGCACGGCGACCAGGGCGACGTCGTCGTCCGGTGCGCCGTCGACCAGCCGGGCGATCAGCTCGTCCAGCAGCTCGGCCAGCGGGAGGTCGGCCAGCTCGGCCAGGTGGGCCCGCAGCCGGAGCAGGCCGGTGTCCAGGTCGGCGTCCCGGCGCTCGACCAGCCCGTCGGTGTAGAGCAGCACGGTCGAGCCGCGGTCGAGGGTGACCACCGACTCGGTGCGCTCCACCGTGCTGTCGACGCCGAGCAGCAGGTCGGCCTTCCAGTCGGCGAGCACGGCGACGCTGCCGTCGGGGTGCAGCGCCAGCGGCGGCAGGTGCCCGGCGTTGGCCCACACCATCCGGGTCACCCCGCGCTCCCGCTCGTCGTCGGTCTGCTCGAACCGGGCGACCGCCGCGGTGGCCAGGGTGTCCAGCTGCAGCACCGCCATCGCCGAGTCCAGGCCGCGGAGCACCTCGACCGGGCCGGCGTCGCTGTACGCGGCGATGCCGCGCAGCAGGCTGCGGACCTGCCCCATGGCCGCGGCGGCGGCGGTGTCGTGCCCGACGACGTCCCCGATCACCAGCATCGTGGAGCCGCTCGGCTGCAGGAAGGCGTCGTACCAGTCGCCACCCACCCGGGCCGCCTCGGCCGCGGGCAGGTACCGCACCGCGATCTCCGCGTGGTCGGGCTCCGGTGGGTCGGTCAGCAGGCTGCGCTGCAGCACCTCGGCCATCTGCTGTTGCTGGCCGAAGAGCCGGGCGTTGTCCAGCGCCAGCCCGGCCCGGTCCGCGACGTCCTGGGCCACCGCGACGTCGGCGTCGGTGGCGGCGTGGTCGTCGGCGTAGGCCAGCGTCAGCAGGCCCAGGGTCCGGCCGCGCGCCCGGAGCGGGAGGGCCACCTCGGCGCGGGGGGCCAGCACGGCCAGCAGGTCCCGGGCCTGCCCGGGTGGCAGCAGGTCGAGCACCTCGTCGCCGGCGAACCCCACCGCCTCGTCGGAGTGCAGCGCCCGGCCCACCGGCGCGGCGATCGGCATGGCGTCCAGCCGGACCTCGGTGTAGCGCTCCAGCACCGACCGGCTCGCGGGGTCGACGTGCCAGCTCCCGACGTCGCGCGGCTGGCCGTCGTCGTCGATGACCGTGACGATGCACCAGTCGGCCAGGGCCGGGACGACCAGCCGGGGCAGCCGCGCGGTCGCCGACTGCACGTCCAGGGTGCCGGCGAGCTCGGCGCTGACCTGGGCGAGCAGCGCCAGCCGGCGGGCGGAGCGGTCGGCCAGCTCCTGCGCCTGCCGGCGGGCGGTGACCTCGATGGCGTAGACCGACAGCCCGTCCGGCGTCGGCCAGGCGCGCACCTCGTACCAGCCGTCGAGCGGGGCGGGGTAGTACGCCTCGAAGGCGACCGGCCGGCCCGTCGCGACGGCCTCGCGGTACTGCTCCTCGAAGACGCTCCCGGGCGCCGCCGGGAACGCGTCCCAGAGGACGTGGCCCAGCAGGTCCTCCCGGCTCCGGCCGAGCAGCCGCTCGGCCTCGGCGTTGAGGTGCACGAAGCGCCAGTCGGCGTCGAGGGAGTAGAAGCCGGCCGG
Proteins encoded in this window:
- a CDS encoding pilus assembly protein TadG-related protein, with protein sequence MRRLTRRRGAARLADERGAVAVLVALLIVPVLGLGAIAVDVAALYSDRAQLRNAADAAAIAVALDCARGNCGNTVATATAALTANAGSADAADATLGTPTVSAPSITSSGGSVTVTVRADQAHWFAPVLGQESTRVTASATAGWATTTRGRANFPLAISWCEYQAQIDLYPLTNKTAHRVNGRTLDSSCTGPNGGTVRGGYALTTPDSSSVCRTTSTLGATIAAYPQMYSSGMPSQCTNAYLASLIGSDILFPVWDSISASGAIHVHSYAAFHITGYDVYNYADPALYGWFTYAAQQSDATTDPTTTAPDLGARSVYLQG
- the cpaB gene encoding Flp pilus assembly protein CpaB → MTTMRRVLAALTALALAAFGAFVLVSYVRNADARAAAGAQLVPVLVVDADVPAGTPVADLTDQVSTAQVPARLKATGSLDDLAAVAGLTTTVDLLAGEQVMAARFADPAVIAAAQGIVDLDEGTQEVSLTLELQRAVGAVLAPGDRVGVFVSRPGVDPATSTPTAVTDLAVGDVLVTRVGGGPTGPDAGAVTGALQTVTVTLGLTEADARAVIAGMEQESVWLSLQSAAGSAEGVVTSTTTTNTITDAGADE
- a CDS encoding AAA family ATPase, whose product is MSRVLTIGVDDDLAAAFRANGGAVLALGPAAATDGTALGLLGDADAPALLALGAEVPLPAALALAGQAEVVSSGTSVVLVAFADPDLWKEAMRAGVRDVLSPHADATEIQAVLARATGLAEARRSAPAPVGTPPAPSRRVVVVASPKGGVGKTTVATNLAVGLAAAEPGSTVLVDLDVQFGDVAGALALVPQYTLPDAVLGAASNDPLVLKTYLGRHRSGSYVVAGSDSPVAGDGVSPADVGRLLDMLGREFRYVVVDTAPGLTDHTLTALERATDLVLIGSMDVPGVRGLRKELDVLGQLGLVPARRHLVLNGTDSSGGLEMEDVERTVGGPLDLVLPRHKAVPLSTNTGVPLLEAGGKDPVTRGLRTLVDRIAPPAAPVRGRRARRRAGAR
- a CDS encoding CpaF family protein, which translates into the protein MSLTERMALVRGEQPGPATDGDVRVLPAQDRPAPPPAGLAARVSRAAAAGPAAAGPARPGGVDTLTQLKDRASRALFERLGSKLADADIADEQLHAMVRADLRRVIAFEQTPLSDEDRQRLIRELTDEVLGYGPLQPLLDDPSVTEVMVNGPETVYVEQGGRILRTTARFASEEHLRRVIERIVSRVGRRIDESSPLVDARLPDGSRVNAIIPPLAFSGSSLTIRKFARQPLQIADLIGYGTLTAELAELLRGCVQARLNVIVSGGTGTGKTTLLNVLSSFIPETERIITIEDAVELQLQQEHVVRLESRPVNIEGKGAISIRDLVRNSLRMRPDRIVVGEVRGGESLDMLQAMNTGHDGSLSTVHANSPRDAVARLETLVLMAGMDLPLRAVREQVASAVDLIVQVSRLRDGSRRVTRVTEVLGMEGDTVTLQDVFVFDQAAGLGADGRVSGQAVPTGVRPHFLDRLADQGISLPPGVLGPDRSGRTGGRH
- a CDS encoding type II secretion system F family protein; this translates as MDALTWAGVAAGVLAVGVVLGLLLVPSRPRVESTRLDPTAPPVPRGGAAVVAGGVRVGDRLLVRLGRRDALAAALERAGVQRPPGQVLLLLLGGVVAGDVLGGLVWGLVGGLLLTPLVPLGVVAVLRVRARRRQVRFADQLDDTLRLMSSSLRAGHSVLRSLEVLSHETAHPTAEEFARVLNEVRVGRDLVSALAEVAERTGSADFGWVAQAVAIHREVGGNLAEVLDRVGTTIRDRTQLRRQARALSAEGRASATVLLALPVVLGGGMALVSPAYMGRLTASPTGLLLLGVAGSLLVVGAVWVRRVVTVRF
- a CDS encoding type II secretion system F family protein, producing MPLLVWAAVAALVLPLAVGTQLALTRTGRAAAVVRQNLTQGLVAPDPAAGTLEARRTGAGSALRTLTAESSARRVRQLLDVAGRPAGYTMTRVLWAKLWLPAAVVLAGGPWLAEAPSTLGVLALLAAVVVVHHLPEVALWGRGQERQQVIGRELPDVLDQMMIAVEAGLGFDAAFARAAATGRGVLAEELVRTQHDLTAGRPRRAAYDALAARTRVPDLRRFVGAVNQAETYGVPVADVLRVQADEMRVKRRLRAEEQAMKVPVKVTFPLLVCILPALLIVLLGPAALGLLDSLG
- a CDS encoding Cache 3/Cache 2 fusion domain-containing protein, producing the protein MRFPSPRGSAPVPGDVAPPAGGPAVVALRPAVPARTRRAPEQDDSMAAAAQQAGVLSSASREVSDTSQQAAGSLTELRSAIADISSSATQASAVAEEAVRDARAVDERIAALQEASESITQMVRLISAISQQSRFLALNAYVEAARAGDVGRGFAVVADEVKELASRTAQAAEDIGAQIEAVQSETRQAVTAIGRITGTLSSIADAQDAIAAAVAQQRAATDRVVDNVDRAASGSVRITQAVAELADSQRLVYVRRALTLAEDLLDEAGGIDLGSGRRSVTVTDQATSATRTVGLPELLLGGQVLAWDDDPRHPSPLVDDVVAQVGGTCTLFQRLDDAGAMVRVATTVVNPQGRRNIGTALSPTGADGSPNPVLAAVLDGRVYTGPATVAGRPYFTAYAGVRSSAGALIGMLYVGLPIDAP
- a CDS encoding sensor histidine kinase, giving the protein MHAPPAPRGPAPFRHDVVLHSSPEELAAVAVPFLRAGLEAGDAAVITTRDSSAAVLRDALGDDDRVHVLPRHEVYAARTPAAITAYRRLVERETGGGPGRLRVVGETDFGPTPREWLEWQRYEAVLNEAMRSSPTWGLCAYDVGRLPEELIDCGLRTHTHLVTAEGRRPNPGFTEPADYLRALPVPEEPLEATEALLRVDDARDFAGLRHAVGAQLAQLDGPRDAMEDLHLAIDEMAANAVRHGGPPVRLRLWASADRVVCTISDGGVGMDDPFAGYGPAHGEDLSHGGMGLWLARQLCDHVDVVDGRDGLTVRLTTRLH
- a CDS encoding SpoIIE family protein phosphatase, translated to MEPTHVGTLEDDLEGDRLRAQLAIDAARIGTFDWDLRSGRLVWDARLIEMFGYDRSTFEQSIGAFNARLHPDDLPWVTEALQAAVDSCGEYEAEYRVVLPGGETRWVSARGRAVAGADGAAARVIGVAYDVTAELAAETRVVRLLDAMPAGFYSLDADWRFVHLNAEAERLLGRSREDLLGHVLWDAFPAAPGSVFEEQYREAVATGRPVAFEAYYPAPLDGWYEVRAWPTPDGLSVYAIEVTARRQAQELADRSARRLALLAQVSAELAGTLDVQSATARLPRLVVPALADWCIVTVIDDDGQPRDVGSWHVDPASRSVLERYTEVRLDAMPIAAPVGRALHSDEAVGFAGDEVLDLLPPGQARDLLAVLAPRAEVALPLRARGRTLGLLTLAYADDHAATDADVAVAQDVADRAGLALDNARLFGQQQQMAEVLQRSLLTDPPEPDHAEIAVRYLPAAEAARVGGDWYDAFLQPSGSTMLVIGDVVGHDTAAAAAMGQVRSLLRGIAAYSDAGPVEVLRGLDSAMAVLQLDTLATAAVARFEQTDDERERGVTRMVWANAGHLPPLALHPDGSVAVLADWKADLLLGVDSTVERTESVVTLDRGSTVLLYTDGLVERRDADLDTGLLRLRAHLAELADLPLAELLDELIARLVDGAPDDDVALVAVRLHRQDRPRPVEAGPNRVPDVVPDDPATP